The following DNA comes from Podarcis raffonei isolate rPodRaf1 chromosome 10, rPodRaf1.pri, whole genome shotgun sequence.
AAAGAACTTCTTGTTGGTCTGTCAGCTGCCCAGAAAAGTTAAGAGGGACTGCACTGTTCATAAGAGAGACCTGAACAGCCTTAAGCTACCAACGCTATTAGCTGTCTCTTTTCTAATTTCCTTCTTTAACGTCTTCCTTCACTTTAGGACTTTTTCTTGTTAGAAGTGAGCATGATCAGTGTAGACCTGCTAAATGTCAATAAACTAAAGACATGATTTTTGCCCTTGAGTAGTCAcactttgtttacttatttttatGGGAAGTATACATTGTGCCATCAAATCACTGTTCTTTAGAAAGGGTAGAACAGTAGCTCCAACTTCTTTCTAACAAAGGTGAGCTTTGTGTGTCAAAAGGCTTGCCTGCACATCTTCATAATTCTGCCAGCACCATTTTATTGGTATGTTCTTAATATTTAATTTAGTCTAGAATGCCATTTTTCTCACACACCAtatgtgtataaataaataaataaataaatgtgcagtaGAACATGTGATAGTGTTTAAATACTGAGCAAGGAAATGACTCTTCCAAGACATTATCAGGCATGGCTGATAATGCTTAGAATTTGCCTGGCTGGACAAGTTGGCTGCTGAAGAGAGAATGAAGCAAGGATTTGTTTGAGCACTCCAGAACTTTGGAGGAACATATTGTGGGATCTGCTGCTGGGAGTTGCCTCCCATTTTAAAACAATCTTGACAGTTGTGCAAGAAGTAGattatatattttatgtttttgcTCTGTTGTGAGTTGTCTTGGGGGATTTTCATAGCCAAATGTGAGATTGAAATGCCTACATAAACTAAAAAGCACTTTAGCACTCAAACAGAAATGTGCTCTCTCTTAGCTGTGCTATGCTTGCTAGTGTGAATGGAACACACCACTTTTTATGTGCATACATCCTGCTTCCACCCTGAGGTGTGGAAAAGTGTTCTTTGATGTAATCTGCATGCAGAATTGCCATGTTTGATCAGCACTAGGAACTATCAGTTTGGAAGAACCCAGTGCTGTGGCTGCTGTTTGCTCCCAAGCAATAGCAAACAGGTTTCTTGACATTTTCATTAAGCCTTGAAAGAAATCTGGAGTTTTGATAAAAGCATTGCGCGCATCTGCCAAGGTTGTTTGTTGATGCACAAGGTAGAATACAATAGATTGGTATCTGTGAGTATGGCAAAAGAATGCAGGTGGACAGGAATAGCGCTGTTCAGTGCATTAGTACACATAGCACCATTCCTACTTTATTTCCTCtgggcatacagtggtgccttgcaagacgaaattaattcgttccgcgagttgtgTCGTCtagcgatttttttcgtcttgcggagcgcgGATTCGCTGGGTATtaacggctttaagaaaaaggaagcaaactcgcaagacgttttcgtcttgctaagcaagcccatagggaaaatcgtcttgcgaagcaacacaaaaaacgaaaaaccctttcgtcttgcgaggcattcgtcttgcgaggcattcgtcttgcgaggtaccactgtaccttcttgGTTGTAAATCTAAGACTGGGGGGAGGAATTAGATCTGGATGGAGGGTCCAGATTTGACCCATCTTCTCTGGGgcatttgacaggtgggcagggcacTGACCTGTCAACCCCTTGAgtcatatgatgtcaggtgaatCAAAGTTCAAACAGCAGCTCCAAAGGAAGATTTTTCTTTCACAGCCCTGGCTTGAATTCAAGCTGGGATTGCAAGCAAATACCTTCTAGGTGGGTGGAAATACTGGCTTTTATTGTCAAACACAGGCTTATCCCATAGATTACATAAGAGAGAACAGATCTCCACACCTGACATCCGGTGACTGACAGGTGAGCAAATGGCCTCTCATACTTTATTCAGAGGTCTAATGGGCCACAAGTCAGAGAGTCTCCAGCACTGTTCTAAGAACCAGTGATTGCACTTCGATGAGTTGGAAAATGTCTATAATACGTCTCTGCACTATATATAAGTGTCATGATGAATGTGAATAGCCTTTGTGGAAATTTGTTGTGATTGGACCATACTTTTCTGGAGGGTAATCTTCCCAACTGTATTGATTTGTAGGAAAGCAAGACTATTGAGAGACTCCCAAATTATCCTGGATCAATCATGTTTATTTCTCCTATATAAGAAAGTAAGGGGGATTATTCAGTTCTAACATCATTATGaatcttgtattttttttaaaaaaactgagtaTATGATAGCATGGTATATTTATCTTGTACAATTTGATCTGTACCTAATGAATCTGACATGTGTTCTGAAACTCTTTGGATTACATTCAGTTTATTTAATATAAATACTTGAGTTGTAAACACATGCATTTTCTTCACTAATGCTAGGGTCCGTAATTCAAAACACTGTCATGTTATGATATGTCATGGCTCTGAATCTTATGTAATGGTACAAAGCCATGTAGTTAAGCTCCAGACAGGACAAACAATGACTCCTTCCTCCCTGCACTAGTAACTGGGATCTCTGTTCAGGCCTGTGATCAATGTAAATGCTGATTGAAACAATTTCACTAAGCCGAGTGTTTTGAAACAGAAGAATAATGGTGTTCATAATTGTTGGTGGTTGCTCACATGACTATGGAAAACACTTAGTTCCTTCACTGAAAGGAAATTGGAATCCTCAGTTCATAGCTAGAGCACAAAACATTCAAGAtacctaaaaacacacacagctaAAAACAGTTAAATTCTATCTAAAATTCTGAAATACTGTAGTATGTAAGGCAAATGCATTTGAGTCACTGGGTtcttccacacttccacttgtcctgtcgctttcccccaggaaaacagcaattgggttttctgcagattgccttTTGTCCGCTTTAGTGCTAAAGGGTGGGTTTTCTGGGTGAAAGCAGCAGGCCAAAGCAGAACCACCCAGACCTTTGCCTAGAAAACACggggcaagtggaagtgtgaaCGAGCTCTTAGCTATTCCATAAAAATTAAATCCAGTTTAATATGCTTTCCCTCTTCCTTGTGGCGGCTACATTAGAAAGTGCAGGAGAATTCCTCTCATATTTATTTCTTGGCTTGGCTTTCCAACCAATGTAAACTTCATAAGACTAAAGTATGGAATCTAAACAATTAGTTGCTTTGAATTGTAAGAATCCAAGAAGCCTGTACAGATTTGTATTTGCTTTGTTGAATCACAGTCTAGCTTTcttgtgtttaatgttttaatataatAGGAAAGGTAATGGTTCTGCATCTAAACCCTTGCATTTTACTGTAGAATGTGTGGCTGAAACTGCCCTCAGCACTAGGATGGAAGCAATCCTTTGTGGGCTGCTAGTGAGGCTGGTcatgacacacttttttcttaaaaaaaagtaaCCCACTGAGTTCAGTTGAAAGCACAAGAATGTGCACAAAAGTGCACATGGAAAGTATTAGGTTTCTTCAACCTGTGTGCGCATTAACACACTGGTGCATACACAGATTTTCATGTCCAGAATGGGCTTTGGACTTCCACTGTAGACACAGAGGAATTGGGTATCTAATTCAgtctgtattggcctgaataagTTGTCATCTTGGTCTGGGTTTCTCCAAGAACATTATCTTGATGTTCTGAATTGGGTTCTGCTTCCATTGTTACTGTCCTTCTACTTATTAAAACATTTGCAGTCGTGTCTGAAATGCTTTGAATAGacagctattttattttttgggtaACTTAATTGGGTCATATTTTATTAAAACTGACAGTCTTGCAGTAAGTTGACTGTGAACCAAATATGGAAACATCCAGGAAAGCATACTCAAAACTTGACATATTATCTGACTTTAATATGTATATAAAAGTTTGATGCAAGGGAAGGAGTGCAGAATTCTTGAACTTTATAGCCTGTCACCCAAGCTTGGATCTGTTAACATATATTTGATATTGTTGGCTCCCTTGAGTACCATTTGGTGGACATCTTAAACATTTTGTTAACTTCACAAAATATCAGTCTGGTTTCATGAAGTCTCACTGAGTTTTAATTCACACTGTcataagaaaatctttttctttgCAGGTTCTTTTAGTAAGTAGCAGCCGGTACCCAGATCAGTGGATTGTTCCAGGTGGAGGAATGGAACCAGAAGAGGAACCTGGTGGAGCTGCTGTCAGAGAAGTCTATGAAGAGGTAAAGAACTCTCAGCTTGAAATGCTGTATGGATATGCATTCTCTGAATTTTAACTGAATTTTTTAAGTTCATTCTCTGAACTTAACTGAGAGCCACATAGACAAGGGCTACTCCCCTCCTAGGACAGGCATGTGGCAGACCTGTTATAAATGACAATAGCCATCTGCATGGCTGTTCTCGTGTTCATGAGATGCTGGCTATAAAGATAATAGCTTACTGAAAGAATTGAATTGTTCCTAATTTAAATGAAACACTTTCCAACAGATGCCTATCAGCTGGGTCTGCCAAACACTTGAGACCACACAGGACTCTTCTGCTTTATTGCATGGTTAGAGTTGTTTTCCGGGCTACAGTTTCCTCTAATCTTGATAATTCCACAGCCATCAGACATTTGTGTGTTGGTACAGGAGAGGCAGCccttaagttgtggaattccctccggACAGAGGAGGGACACCTTCATTATATGTGTCTGACACCTTCCTTACATAGTTCCTGTTGTTTGCTTGAAGAGGCCCCTCTTCACTCTGGCCTTTGAGTTAGATATTTATAGGTCTCACCCTATTCTTGTGCctgtaatttattttaaactgttcttaaaaatgcatttctaaaTTGCTGTGAACCTCCTTGTAATCTCATGGCAGGTAgtgaatcaaataaataaactgaaattTCCAGGATGTGCTACTTAAGAAGCACTTATCACAGAATGAAATATTCTTTGAATGTACGGATAATCTTAGAAGTTTTACATCTCAGCTAGGAAATAGTTTACAGTATGTGCTGAGCACCTCTAAGAGATGTTTGAGGCCCAGTCCTGAGAGGGGCGCTAAATCATCTGCATTCATCAAGATGCAGATATTTCTGTTCCTAATTACCAGAGTGGGGGAGTTTGCATTGGCTAAATATAGCCCCAAATCATTAatataaaagttttttaaaagtgggAGCCAGAATGGAACTAGCTACATTATTTAAGTATGCTAAATTCCTACACACTTTTTGCTTTATTACTCACATGCTTCCTAACTGTAAActctgtaaaagaaagaaaagcaggtgctctgttaGAAGCTTCTCAAATTTAGTTGTGTGTCTGAAAAAATTTGATAATCAGAAAAATGTGCTCCCTGCTCCTTAGCTTTCAGGAAAACTAAAGAGACTCTGGCTAGGGCACAGATTTAATAGATCATGAAACCATTATTGGACATGCTAGTAAATTAAACATTGGTTTTGAATATTGTAATGAATCCGTAAGAACAATTGCTTGTGGGGAAAATATCTGATTATCTTTATTCCTTGCAGGCTGGAGTAAAGGGAAAACTAGGCAGATTGCTGGGAATATTTGAGGTGagctgtttaaaaatatatattctgtgaTGTACATGCTGTGAAATGTAGTTTGCATTTCTAATGCGGAAGGGTTGGAATCTTGGAAAACAGGTATTTTAATTAAGGGCTGATAATTTGAATACCTTCTACACTTCATATATAAATAAGtcaggtttgggaatagaaaaaTATTGACATTCATGTACAAAATATTTATAAGTAGGGAAGATATTAAAAGGAGCTGATTCAGTAAATTGTGCTGATTGTGATGGGGACACTATCCAGTACCTGCATAATGGGTGAAAATATAGTAGAATAAGAATTGTCTCTAGGATCCCATTTTTGCTGGTCTGCAAAGTGACTGACCTAATAAATGCAACAAAGATTTGAAAGGAAATGTGATTAGGATTGGGGTTTTTGTATAGTTCTAGTTTTCAAGCAGTGAACAGAGAATGTTAGTTTAACTCCTGGATAGATGCTGTAATCCGCACTTCCTAATGAAATATATGCAGATAGAAAAAGTGGAGCCCTGTTTCTAACATCAAAGTTCATGATGACGATGATCACGATGATTTTGTACCCCCacctcatctgactgggttgcctcagccactgtggatggcttccaacagaatatacaaaaacacaacagaacatcacatattaaaagcttcctggtGCAGGGATGCCTTCAGGTGTCTATGAAAGGTCATagaattatttatctctttgacatctgatgggagggtgttccacggggtGGGGCtagtgagaaggccctctgcctggttcctggtaACTTCACTTTCCACAATGAGAGAGCTGCCAGAAGGGCTTCTTCagagtccaggctgaacaatgggggcatAGATGCTTCTTCACGTATACAGGTCTgaagccatttaggactttaaaggtcaataccaacactttgaattgtgctcaaaaacgtactgggagccaatgtagatgttttaggactggtgttgtggtcccggtggctgctcccagtcaccagtctagcaacCACATTCTgggttaattgtagtttctgagtcaccttcaaaggtagagtgtattgcagtaatccaaataGGAAATAACCAGACCATGTTTCACTCTGGTTCGGtggacacaaaattgacctgtgcctccgtggacagctgtgagtccaaaatgacccccaggctgtgtacctggtccttcaggggcacagttaccccattcaggactagggagtcccccagaaacagtacttccgtcttgtcaggattcaagttCAATCTGTtaactgccatccatcctccaattgcctccagacactcacacatgcCTCAACTGGCTCCAATTTAAATGAGAGGTAAAGCTTTGCCAAGAGAACTCATAGCTGCCTCTTAGAAGACTGACATGTTTCTGTACTGCTACCAACAGTATACATTTGCTTTTCACTTGTTTTTCcattgacttttttttaaaacagttctaatttatattcccccccccatttaaacttTTGAATTTGTATGTGTaccattgtatttttaaatgatcTTGTTGCAGTGTTTGAATTTTAGGCACCTTGAGGGCTATATTATAGTGGAAAGATAGTATATAAGTGATTCTAAGTAAATAGCTATCTAATGTTGCAAGTGTGAATTAATATGTCTGTTCTCTCTTCTTCCTACTGAAGCAGAATCAAGACCGGAAACATAGGACTTATGTTTATGTTCTTACAGTGACTGAAATCCTGGAAGACTGGGAGGATTCGGTTAATATAGGCAAGAAATTTTCAACCCTGCATGTGCTAAGTGTGTAATGCAGTATCAGAACCATGCTATTTTTAGGACAGCTTTCACACAACTGGTGTTCAAGAAGCATGATGCCGCAAGTTATTAAAGTTAGAGGTGTACTAAAAAGGTTCAAAGGATAACTCAAGAGCAGCCAgcaccattttattttatcacTAATTGGCCACTGCTCTAATAgcattaataaaataatttatggaAGTAGATAAATGTTGTGTTTGATTCCAGTTTGACATTCCATGGCATGCTGTTTTTACGGATACTTTAAACTACTAATTGGTTGAAAGAACTTGGGATAATGAGTAATATTCAGAATGCCATATACTTCTAATGAATCAGAACAGGGTAAGATAGATAAAAAGCAGGCTATTTGCTTGTTGGCAAGGGAACAGATGGACAAACTAACTTTCATGTTAATTTGCACATAATTAACATAATACATTAATAAAAGTAGACACCAGCCTGTTAGTCTCACAGTGAACCATTCAGCCAA
Coding sequences within:
- the NUDT4 gene encoding diphosphoinositol polyphosphate phosphohydrolase 2 isoform X5, producing MAAPALTNMTSARVLLVSSSRYPDQWIVPGGGMEPEEEPGGAAVREVYEEAGVKGKLGRLLGIFEQNQDRKHRTYVYVLTVTEILEDWEDSVNIGKKFSTLHVLRRKREWFKVEDAIKVLQCHKPVHAEYLEKLKLGCSPTNGNSVVSSHPDNNSLYVTPAQTSGLPSTVR